From a region of the Xanthomonas rydalmerensis genome:
- the fliD gene encoding flagellar filament capping protein FliD gives MMSTTGIGSGLDIPTFVAKLVSKERQPQEDRINRDGTASTAQLSSLSTIKSALSNLQTAMSTVSDSADKGAFKANIDDGAGYTATVTSSASAGRYGIEVVKLAQSQKLTSSAYASGGVVGGGTLTIAYGSTTLNVNVDAGSKLSDVAAFINKAANGAGVTASVVTADDGDHLVLNAVNSGTKGALTITTSGGDGGLAKLTYPPGSSGGLTQTIAADDAVVKVDGFQRTSSSNTIADIVPGVAINLTKAVAGTTYNLNITSDTSPLKANLTALVSAYNSANSVLKSSSAYDATNKKASPMTGDAMVRGLQQSLRRLVSDNVSGLMALGVTIDKDGVMSMDSSKFDTAVAADPSAAKTMLGSAGNFGAGMSTLLKSNLDTTNGTLTQRTDALNKHISDLTDQLNDLDARMQTLTDQYTARFTAMETLVTQMQGVSDSLTKQFS, from the coding sequence ATCATGTCCACCACGGGAATCGGCTCAGGCCTGGACATTCCGACCTTCGTCGCCAAGCTGGTATCGAAGGAACGCCAACCGCAGGAAGACCGGATCAACCGCGACGGCACCGCCTCCACCGCGCAGCTGTCGTCGTTGAGCACGATCAAGAGCGCGCTGTCCAACCTGCAGACGGCGATGAGTACCGTCTCCGACAGCGCCGACAAGGGCGCCTTCAAGGCGAACATCGACGACGGTGCGGGCTATACCGCCACGGTCACCTCGAGCGCCAGCGCCGGCAGGTACGGCATCGAGGTCGTGAAGCTGGCGCAGTCGCAGAAGCTGACCTCGTCGGCCTACGCCAGCGGCGGCGTCGTCGGTGGCGGCACCCTGACGATCGCTTACGGCAGCACCACGCTCAACGTCAACGTCGATGCAGGCAGCAAGCTCAGCGACGTGGCCGCCTTCATCAACAAGGCCGCCAACGGCGCCGGCGTGACCGCCAGCGTGGTCACCGCTGACGATGGCGACCACCTGGTGCTCAACGCGGTCAACTCCGGCACCAAGGGCGCGCTGACCATCACCACCTCCGGCGGCGACGGCGGCCTGGCCAAGCTCACCTACCCGCCTGGCAGCAGTGGCGGCCTGACCCAGACCATCGCTGCGGACGACGCGGTGGTGAAGGTGGACGGCTTCCAGCGTACGTCCAGCAGCAACACCATCGCCGACATCGTCCCCGGGGTCGCCATCAATCTGACCAAGGCGGTTGCAGGCACCACCTACAATCTGAACATCACCAGCGACACCAGCCCGCTGAAAGCGAACCTGACCGCGCTGGTCAGCGCCTACAACTCGGCCAACAGCGTCCTGAAGTCCTCCAGCGCCTACGACGCCACCAACAAGAAGGCCTCGCCGATGACCGGCGATGCGATGGTGCGCGGCCTGCAGCAGTCGCTGCGGCGGCTGGTCAGCGACAACGTCAGCGGGTTGATGGCGCTGGGCGTCACCATCGACAAGGACGGGGTGATGAGCATGGACAGCAGCAAGTTCGATACCGCCGTGGCCGCCGATCCCTCGGCGGCCAAGACCATGCTCGGCAGCGCCGGCAACTTCGGCGCCGGGATGAGCACGCTGCTGAAGAGCAACCTGGACACCACCAACGGTACGCTGACCCAGCGGACCGACGCGCTCAACAAGCACATTTCCGACCTGACCGACCAGCTCAACGATCTGGACGCGCGCATGCAGACGCTGACCGACCAGTACACCGCGCGCTTCACGGCGATGGAAACGCTGGTGACGCAGATGCAGGGCGTGAGCGATAGCCTCACCAAGCAGTTCAGCTGA
- the fliS gene encoding flagellar export chaperone FliS, producing the protein MYGSSRQYAEQYRKMGISTSVTDADPHKLVAMLFAGACQRIRQAQACLAQGDQARKGKAIGEACAIVGHLNGSLDHEAGGEIAGNLSALYDYVMHRLTEANLHNDDAALTEALELLSEIDAAWAAIPAQQRELATANAS; encoded by the coding sequence ATGTACGGTTCCAGCCGCCAGTACGCTGAGCAATATCGCAAGATGGGCATTTCCACCAGCGTCACGGATGCCGACCCGCACAAGTTGGTCGCCATGCTGTTCGCCGGTGCCTGCCAGCGCATCCGCCAGGCCCAGGCCTGCCTTGCGCAGGGCGACCAGGCGCGCAAGGGCAAGGCGATCGGCGAAGCCTGCGCCATCGTCGGCCATCTCAATGGCTCGCTCGACCATGAGGCCGGCGGCGAGATCGCCGGCAATCTGTCGGCGCTCTACGACTACGTCATGCACCGGCTGACCGAAGCCAACCTGCACAACGACGACGCCGCGCTGACCGAAGCGCTGGAACTGCTCAGCGAGATCGACGCGGCCTGGGCCGCCATCCCCGCGCAGCAGCGCGAACTGGCCACGGCGAACGCATCGTGA
- a CDS encoding PilZ domain-containing protein produces the protein MNTGSDGAAHHPADAELFHDTLSCELALPADFRLGNGAGRLAAGEALLRSLAQIEDLRGEDGSDDRSEATAQTQRMEAKLDLMLVLLGRLARQHEDALPLRPLCWSRRGVRLELGARSGAAAGAAGLLRLQPSDWLPDHLELPVRVLAEATTAGVVQLWLRFETQPPGLEEALERHLFRLHRRQIADSRRAR, from the coding sequence ATGAACACCGGCTCGGACGGCGCCGCGCACCACCCGGCCGACGCCGAACTGTTTCACGACACCCTCAGCTGCGAACTGGCGCTGCCGGCGGATTTCCGCCTGGGCAACGGCGCCGGCCGGCTCGCCGCCGGCGAGGCGCTGTTGCGTAGCCTGGCGCAGATCGAGGATCTGCGTGGCGAGGACGGCAGCGACGATCGCAGCGAGGCCACCGCGCAGACCCAGCGGATGGAGGCCAAGCTCGACCTGATGCTTGTCCTGCTGGGCCGGCTGGCCCGCCAGCATGAAGACGCCCTGCCGCTGCGGCCGCTGTGCTGGTCGCGGCGCGGCGTGCGACTTGAGCTCGGTGCGCGCTCCGGCGCCGCCGCCGGCGCCGCCGGCCTGCTGCGCCTGCAACCCTCGGACTGGCTGCCGGACCACCTGGAATTGCCGGTGCGGGTGCTGGCCGAGGCCACCACCGCCGGCGTCGTGCAACTTTGGCTACGGTTCGAGACACAGCCACCGGGCCTGGAAGAGGCCCTGGAACGCCACCTGTTCCGGCTGCACCGCCGGCAAATCGCCGACAGCCGCCGGGCGCGCTGA
- a CDS encoding response regulator, translating into MRVIIVDDHTLVRAGLSRLLQTFADVDVVAEASNAQQAVDLATLHRPDLVLMDLSLPGRSGLDALTDVLHSSPKTRVVMMSMHDDPVHVRDALDRGATGFVVKDAAPLELELALRAASANQVFLSPQISSKMIAPMLGRERPVGVAALSPRQREILRQIGRGQSNKEIASDLGISVKTVETHRARMMESLGCRRANDLVLLAARHQSELS; encoded by the coding sequence GTGCGAGTCATCATCGTCGACGATCACACCCTGGTACGCGCCGGCCTGAGCCGGCTGCTGCAGACGTTTGCGGACGTCGACGTGGTCGCCGAGGCCAGCAACGCGCAGCAAGCCGTGGACCTGGCCACCCTGCACCGCCCCGACCTGGTGCTGATGGACCTGTCCCTGCCCGGGCGCAGCGGCCTGGACGCACTCACCGACGTGCTGCACAGCTCGCCCAAGACCCGGGTGGTGATGATGTCGATGCACGACGACCCGGTGCACGTGCGCGATGCGCTGGACCGCGGCGCCACCGGCTTCGTGGTCAAGGATGCCGCCCCGCTGGAGCTGGAACTGGCACTGCGCGCGGCCAGCGCCAACCAGGTGTTCCTGAGCCCGCAGATCTCATCCAAGATGATCGCGCCGATGCTCGGCCGCGAGCGCCCGGTGGGCGTCGCCGCCCTGTCGCCGCGGCAGCGCGAGATCCTGCGTCAGATCGGCCGCGGCCAGAGCAACAAGGAAATCGCCTCGGATCTGGGCATCAGCGTCAAGACGGTGGAGACCCACCGCGCGCGCATGATGGAATCGCTGGGCTGTCGGCGCGCCAACGATCTGGTCCTGCTGGCCGCGCGCCATCAGAGCGAACTGAGCTGA
- the rpoN gene encoding RNA polymerase factor sigma-54, giving the protein MKPTVSAQLGQQLHLTPQLLQSIRLLQLDGMQLELEIRRALETNPLLELEESEGVIEPVVKHEDAGLETAAFDELPESSMWDIPAAGWNDGEDDRMQRIAAGESSDPHLRVLQRLALELPALELEAAAFWLEHCDDAGYLDGALETLQQLASARLGLTVAQAEAVRQRLLHGDPAGLCACDLRECLQAQLSDLPGRVPGRHLAARILEGDLNLLASHDYALLGRQLDAETDDVREAVRLILSLQPRPGDSLQPQDAGHVLPDVVAWHADGTWRVALNPATTHRVTVNPMHERALAEAGDAAQPLREMLQEARWLTRGLSMRYETLLRTTRAIVERQSAFLVKGEEAMAPLTLKEVAEAIGMHESTISRITTGKYLQTPRGTFELKHFFAVRLEGAAVSGQAVRAMVRRLIESEPAGRPLADEAIAGLLSRQGVNVARRTVAKYREQLDIAPARERRRGSKPLLARVG; this is encoded by the coding sequence ATGAAGCCGACCGTTTCCGCCCAACTGGGCCAGCAACTGCATCTGACCCCGCAACTGCTGCAGTCGATCCGACTGCTGCAGCTCGACGGCATGCAACTGGAACTGGAAATCCGCCGCGCGCTGGAGACCAATCCGCTGCTCGAACTGGAAGAGTCAGAGGGCGTGATCGAGCCGGTGGTCAAGCACGAGGATGCGGGGCTGGAAACCGCAGCGTTCGACGAACTGCCCGAATCCTCGATGTGGGACATCCCGGCCGCCGGCTGGAACGACGGCGAAGACGATCGCATGCAACGCATCGCCGCCGGCGAGTCCAGCGACCCGCACCTGCGCGTGCTGCAGCGGCTGGCCCTGGAACTGCCGGCGCTGGAACTGGAAGCGGCCGCGTTCTGGCTGGAACACTGCGACGATGCCGGCTACCTGGACGGCGCGCTCGAGACCCTGCAGCAGCTGGCCAGCGCACGCCTGGGCCTGACCGTGGCGCAGGCCGAAGCGGTGCGCCAGCGCCTGCTGCACGGCGATCCGGCCGGCCTGTGCGCCTGCGACCTGCGCGAGTGCCTGCAGGCGCAGCTGAGCGACCTGCCCGGCCGCGTGCCCGGCCGCCACCTGGCCGCGCGCATTCTCGAAGGCGACCTCAACCTGCTCGCCAGCCACGACTACGCCCTGCTCGGGCGCCAGCTCGATGCCGAGACCGACGACGTGCGCGAGGCGGTGCGGCTGATCCTGTCGCTGCAGCCGCGGCCCGGCGACAGCCTGCAGCCGCAGGACGCCGGCCATGTGCTCCCGGACGTGGTCGCCTGGCATGCCGACGGCACCTGGCGGGTGGCGCTGAACCCGGCCACCACCCACCGCGTCACCGTCAACCCGATGCACGAACGCGCCCTGGCCGAGGCCGGCGACGCCGCGCAGCCGCTGCGCGAGATGCTGCAGGAGGCGCGCTGGCTGACCCGCGGCCTGTCGATGCGCTACGAGACCCTGTTGCGCACCACCCGCGCCATCGTCGAGCGCCAGTCGGCGTTCCTGGTCAAGGGCGAGGAAGCGATGGCGCCGCTGACCCTGAAGGAAGTGGCCGAGGCGATCGGCATGCACGAATCGACCATCTCGCGCATCACCACCGGCAAGTACCTGCAGACTCCGCGCGGCACCTTCGAGCTGAAGCATTTCTTCGCCGTGCGCCTGGAAGGCGCCGCGGTCTCCGGGCAGGCGGTGCGCGCCATGGTCCGGCGCCTGATCGAATCCGAGCCGGCTGGGCGGCCGCTGGCCGACGAGGCCATCGCCGGGCTGCTGTCGCGACAGGGCGTAAACGTGGCAAGGCGCACTGTCGCCAAGTATCGTGAACAATTGGACATCGCTCCCGCACGCGAACGCCGCCGCGGCAGCAAACCGCTGCTGGCCCGTGTGGGCTAA
- a CDS encoding response regulator: MNKLSVLLVDDHEGFINAAMRHFRKLEWMEVIGSAANGLEAIERSESLRPQVVLMDLAMPEMGGLQATRLIKTQDQAPYIVIASHFDDAEHREHAMRAGADNFVSKLSYIQEVMPILEGLRTEGVPA, from the coding sequence ATGAACAAATTGTCCGTGCTTCTGGTCGACGACCACGAAGGTTTCATCAACGCCGCCATGCGCCACTTCCGCAAGCTCGAGTGGATGGAAGTGATCGGCAGCGCCGCCAATGGCCTGGAAGCCATCGAGCGGTCCGAGTCGTTGCGCCCGCAGGTGGTGTTGATGGACCTGGCCATGCCCGAGATGGGCGGCCTGCAGGCCACGCGCCTGATCAAGACCCAGGACCAGGCGCCGTACATCGTGATCGCCAGCCATTTCGACGACGCCGAGCACCGCGAACACGCCATGCGCGCCGGCGCCGACAACTTCGTCAGCAAGCTGTCCTACATCCAGGAAGTGATGCCGATCCTGGAGGGACTTCGCACCGAGGGAGTGCCGGCATGA